In a genomic window of Occallatibacter riparius:
- a CDS encoding DUF3617 domain-containing protein, with the protein MRKFRLWVPVGCCLAASALLLMAQADHKPGLYEMTSNMSWQQSPFPQGMQMPANSPFGGGPHTSQVCVTQEMIDRYGGPTPQSHGDCQVKNMTRSATGMSGDYVCTGHMNGTGKIDSTWTPGGGSHSKVHFTGTMQMGQRSTPVEWTIETTSTYKGADCGSVKPYPLPPQ; encoded by the coding sequence ATGCGCAAATTTCGACTCTGGGTCCCAGTAGGCTGCTGTCTGGCTGCGTCGGCTCTTTTGCTGATGGCGCAGGCTGACCACAAGCCGGGGCTCTATGAAATGACTTCGAATATGAGCTGGCAACAGTCGCCCTTCCCCCAGGGTATGCAGATGCCCGCCAACTCCCCCTTTGGCGGTGGCCCACACACGTCGCAGGTATGCGTGACGCAGGAGATGATCGATCGCTACGGCGGCCCCACGCCACAGTCTCACGGAGACTGCCAGGTGAAGAATATGACCAGGAGCGCCACCGGCATGAGCGGCGACTATGTCTGCACCGGCCACATGAACGGCACTGGGAAGATCGACTCCACCTGGACTCCCGGAGGCGGTTCGCACAGCAAAGTTCACTTCACCGGAACCATGCAGATGGGCCAGCGCAGCACGCCGGTCGAGTGGACCATAGAGACCACGTCCACTTACAAGGGTGCCGATTGCGGCAGCGTGAAGCCTTACCCTCTTCCGCCGCAATAA
- a CDS encoding tetratricopeptide repeat protein, with translation MSRKFRLSLFIPLLAGALCCAAQEPPKQKLDQQYQSAVADYEAGRYAQAAARLEPLLPYAPNSFEIHELLGMVYASLPDTDKAIAHLKTAVQLKPDSGEARTNLGATLLRFGQKDLAGEQFRKAAAMEPKSYDANHNLGEYYIQIGKVAEAQPYLQQAYKINPNAYDNGYDLAMANFLLGRFEEARTVVQALLQQKNNGELHNLLGQIDEKDGKFVAAANDYEAAAHLDPSEENLFAWGSEMLLHRTYEPAIAIFQKASELYPKSPRILIGLGLALYSRGIYDKAVNALIAAADLNPQDARCYVFLSKAYNSSPLQADEVVARFKRYAELKPDNALAQYYYAVSLWKGKRVENSNVDPSTVEALLKKAISLDDSMADAHLQLGNFYADQHQYEQSIPEYQRALQLDPNLADAHYRLATDLVHTGQKENAQKEFAVYQKLRAEHLAEVQKEHEEVRQFVYSEQTANTERP, from the coding sequence GTGAGCAGGAAGTTCCGGCTCTCTCTATTTATCCCACTGCTCGCAGGGGCCCTCTGCTGTGCCGCACAGGAACCACCAAAGCAAAAGCTCGATCAGCAGTATCAGTCCGCAGTTGCCGACTATGAAGCCGGCCGTTACGCCCAAGCTGCTGCCCGCCTTGAACCGCTTCTGCCCTACGCGCCAAACAGCTTTGAGATTCATGAACTGCTGGGGATGGTTTACGCCTCCCTTCCCGATACCGATAAAGCGATCGCACATTTGAAGACCGCCGTCCAACTCAAGCCCGACTCAGGCGAAGCCCGCACCAACCTCGGCGCAACGCTGTTGCGCTTCGGCCAGAAGGATCTCGCAGGCGAACAGTTCCGCAAAGCGGCGGCGATGGAGCCGAAGAGCTACGATGCCAATCACAATCTAGGCGAGTACTACATCCAGATTGGCAAGGTGGCGGAAGCTCAGCCGTATCTCCAACAGGCTTACAAGATCAATCCCAACGCTTACGACAACGGATACGACCTGGCCATGGCCAACTTCCTGCTCGGCCGATTCGAGGAAGCGAGAACTGTAGTGCAGGCGCTGTTGCAGCAGAAGAACAATGGCGAGTTGCACAATCTTCTGGGACAGATTGACGAGAAGGATGGCAAGTTTGTAGCGGCTGCAAATGACTATGAAGCTGCCGCGCACCTTGACCCGAGCGAAGAGAACCTGTTTGCCTGGGGCAGCGAGATGCTGCTGCACCGCACGTACGAGCCGGCGATCGCGATCTTTCAGAAGGCTTCGGAGCTGTATCCTAAATCGCCGCGCATTCTGATCGGCCTGGGGCTCGCACTATATTCGCGCGGCATTTACGACAAGGCGGTGAATGCGCTGATTGCTGCAGCCGATCTGAATCCGCAGGACGCCCGTTGCTATGTCTTCCTTTCCAAGGCCTACAACAGTTCGCCTCTGCAAGCAGATGAAGTTGTGGCGCGATTCAAGCGTTATGCCGAACTGAAGCCAGACAACGCGCTGGCGCAGTACTACTATGCCGTGAGCTTGTGGAAGGGGAAACGTGTAGAGAACTCCAATGTAGATCCCAGCACCGTCGAGGCGTTGCTCAAGAAGGCAATCTCGCTGGACGATTCGATGGCAGACGCGCACCTGCAGCTGGGAAATTTCTACGCCGATCAACACCAGTATGAGCAGTCGATCCCGGAGTATCAGCGCGCATTGCAGCTCGATCCGAATCTCGCTGATGCGCACTACAGGCTGGCGACGGACCTGGTGCACACCGGGCAAAAGGAAAACGCACAAAAGGAGTTCGCCGTGTATCAGAAGCTGCGCGCCGAGCACCTTGCGGAAGTGCAGAAGGAACACGAAGAGGTTCGCCAGTTCGTGTACTCAGAGCAAACGGCGAACACTGAAAGGCCATGA